A stretch of Marinobacter sp. F4206 DNA encodes these proteins:
- the trpB gene encoding tryptophan synthase subunit beta: MTEEMLSALPDARGHFGAFGGRFVSETLMDSLMTLEKQYNELKKDPEFQAQFDKELADYVGRPTPLYFAERLTRETGGAQIWLKREDLCHTGAHKVNNTIGQALLASFLGKKRIIAETGAGQHGVATATVCARLGLECHVFMGAEDVQRQSLNVFRMKLLGAEVHAVESGTRTLKDAMNDAMRDWVSYVDETFYIIGTVAGPHPYPLLVRDFQSVIGRETRRQALEKTGKLPDALVACVGGGSNAIGMFYPFLADESVELYGVEAGGLGIETGKHAAPLCAGRPGVLHGNRTYLMEDENGQIAGTHSVSAGLDYPGVGPEHSWLKDIGRANYVSVTDDEAMEGFRKLTRVEGIMPALETAHAVAYAIKLAATMDKDQTVVINVSGRGDKDINTVAKLEGIEV, from the coding sequence CTGACTGAAGAAATGCTGAGTGCACTGCCGGATGCGAGGGGCCACTTTGGGGCCTTCGGCGGACGGTTCGTTTCCGAGACGCTGATGGATTCCCTGATGACGCTCGAGAAACAGTACAACGAACTTAAAAAAGACCCTGAATTTCAGGCACAGTTTGACAAGGAGCTGGCTGATTATGTCGGCAGGCCTACTCCGCTGTATTTCGCCGAACGGCTTACCCGGGAAACCGGCGGTGCCCAAATCTGGTTGAAGCGGGAAGACCTCTGTCACACCGGTGCCCACAAGGTAAATAACACCATTGGTCAGGCGCTGTTGGCGAGTTTTCTGGGTAAGAAGCGGATTATCGCTGAGACCGGGGCCGGCCAGCATGGCGTTGCGACAGCCACAGTCTGTGCCCGACTGGGGCTTGAGTGTCATGTTTTCATGGGAGCGGAGGACGTACAGCGCCAATCCCTGAACGTTTTCCGTATGAAGCTGCTTGGTGCCGAAGTGCACGCGGTTGAAAGTGGCACCCGGACGCTCAAGGATGCCATGAACGATGCCATGCGTGACTGGGTGTCGTACGTTGATGAAACCTTCTACATCATCGGCACGGTTGCGGGACCGCACCCCTATCCCCTGCTGGTAAGGGATTTCCAGTCTGTGATCGGTCGCGAAACCCGCCGCCAGGCGCTGGAAAAAACCGGGAAGTTGCCCGACGCACTCGTTGCCTGCGTTGGTGGCGGCTCAAATGCTATTGGTATGTTCTATCCCTTCCTGGCTGACGAATCTGTTGAACTCTACGGTGTCGAGGCCGGTGGCCTGGGTATTGAAACCGGCAAGCACGCGGCGCCCCTGTGTGCCGGTCGTCCGGGCGTCCTGCATGGCAACCGTACCTACCTGATGGAAGATGAGAACGGCCAGATCGCAGGCACCCACTCGGTCAGTGCCGGGCTCGATTATCCGGGTGTTGGCCCGGAACACAGCTGGTTGAAGGATATTGGGCGGGCAAACTATGTGTCGGTTACCGACGATGAGGCGATGGAAGGTTTCCGGAAGTTGACCCGTGTCGAAGGCATCATGCCAGCCCTGGAAACAGCCCACGCCGTGGCATACGCCATCAAGCTCGCTGCAACCATGGATAAGGATCAAACCGTCGTGATTAACGTATCCGGTCGGGGCGATAAAGATATAAACACGGTTGCCAAGTTAGAAGGCATCGAGGTCTGA
- the truA gene encoding tRNA pseudouridine(38-40) synthase TruA, protein MFLEPQQLTTEIEIGDGRVALAFEYDGRDFHGWQLQKSGVRSVESELMAAVSKVANHSVDLICAGRTDAGVHSSYQIAHFETSASRSLRSWVMGINTALPTDIAVHWAGNALDDFHARFSAVYRRYRYVIYNHPVRPGIQRGQVSWTFRPLDAERMNEAAQALVGEHDFSAFRAAGCQSRTPIRFMEQITVTRRGEFVVIDVQANAFLHHMVRNIAGALMAVGSGQQPMDWIREILDQKDRRLAGVTAPPHGLYLVDVGYPDQYGIPRAECGPGFLRPWFSRAENHPVSPTHIHPKRPVQQP, encoded by the coding sequence TTGTTTCTAGAACCTCAGCAACTCACTACGGAAATCGAGATAGGCGATGGTCGCGTCGCCCTGGCTTTTGAATACGATGGGCGTGACTTCCATGGTTGGCAATTGCAGAAGTCCGGGGTCCGTTCCGTCGAGTCAGAACTGATGGCGGCAGTCTCGAAAGTCGCCAACCACTCCGTTGATCTCATCTGTGCTGGCCGGACGGATGCCGGTGTTCACTCCAGTTACCAGATTGCGCACTTTGAAACGTCAGCCAGCAGGAGCCTTCGATCCTGGGTAATGGGGATCAATACGGCGCTACCAACTGACATTGCGGTGCATTGGGCAGGCAATGCCCTGGATGATTTTCATGCCCGTTTTTCTGCGGTCTACCGGCGGTATCGGTACGTGATTTATAATCATCCGGTGAGGCCCGGTATTCAGCGCGGGCAGGTGAGTTGGACCTTCCGCCCGCTGGACGCAGAGCGCATGAACGAGGCGGCACAGGCATTGGTCGGTGAACACGATTTTTCTGCCTTTCGTGCGGCGGGATGCCAGTCCCGCACGCCGATCCGTTTCATGGAGCAGATTACGGTAACCCGGAGAGGGGAATTTGTCGTAATAGATGTGCAGGCAAACGCGTTTCTGCACCATATGGTGCGAAATATCGCAGGTGCCCTGATGGCGGTTGGGTCCGGGCAGCAGCCAATGGACTGGATTCGTGAGATACTCGACCAAAAGGACAGAAGGCTTGCGGGTGTGACAGCGCCACCGCATGGTCTTTACCTGGTGGATGTCGGCTATCCGGACCAGTACGGCATACCCCGAGCTGAATGCGGACCCGGTTTCCTCAGGCCCTGGTTTAGCAGGGCGGAGAACCACCCGGTTTCTCCGACCCACATACATCCGAAGCGACCGGTGCAACAGCCATGA
- a CDS encoding phosphoribosylanthranilate isomerase — protein sequence MSTRVKICGLTRVEDVESAVESGADALGLVFYAPSPRSVSIAQAEVLARHVPAFVSVVGLFVNPTEGEVREVLDRVPLDLLQFHGDESAEFCGQFGRRWIKAIRVRQKDQIQAAFNEYRQASGILVDAWDPERYGGTGQSFNWDLIPSDRPMPLILAGGLTSDNVFRAVEQVKPWAVDVSGGVERSKGVKDIEKISDFINEVRRVCKTD from the coding sequence ATGAGTACACGAGTCAAAATCTGCGGACTGACCCGTGTGGAAGACGTGGAGTCGGCGGTCGAGTCCGGCGCCGATGCGCTTGGCCTTGTGTTCTATGCGCCGAGTCCGCGTTCGGTAAGCATTGCCCAAGCGGAAGTTCTGGCTCGCCACGTTCCTGCGTTTGTCTCTGTTGTCGGCCTGTTCGTCAATCCGACCGAAGGAGAGGTTAGGGAGGTTCTGGATCGTGTTCCCCTGGATCTGCTGCAATTCCATGGCGATGAAAGCGCGGAATTTTGTGGGCAGTTTGGCCGGCGTTGGATCAAGGCAATACGCGTTCGGCAAAAGGATCAGATTCAGGCCGCGTTTAATGAATACCGTCAGGCTTCGGGGATACTGGTTGATGCCTGGGATCCCGAACGGTATGGAGGTACGGGGCAATCTTTTAACTGGGACCTTATCCCTTCCGATCGCCCGATGCCGCTCATATTGGCCGGTGGGTTGACTTCTGATAACGTATTCCGCGCTGTGGAGCAAGTAAAGCCCTGGGCTGTAGACGTCAGCGGCGGTGTTGAGCGAAGTAAGGGCGTTAAGGACATCGAAAAAATTTCCGACTTTATTAACGAGGTTCGCCGTGTCTGTAAAACTGACTGA